The following are encoded together in the Astyanax mexicanus isolate ESR-SI-001 chromosome 8, AstMex3_surface, whole genome shotgun sequence genome:
- the LOC103023736 gene encoding RING finger protein 11 produces MGNCLKSPTSDDISLLHESQSDRASYGDGTDPDLEPPPPYEEQVRMPVYHPTPSQTCLANQLTEEEQIRIAQRIGLIQHLPRGVFDGGKDGSEKKIRECVICMMDFVYGDPIRFLPCMHIYHMDCIDDWLMRSFTCPSCMEPVDAALLSTYETN; encoded by the exons ATGGGGAACTGTCTGAAATCTCCGACATCAGACGACATCTCCCTGCTCCACGAGTCCCAGTCGGACAGGGCGAGTTATGGTGACGGGACAGACCCAGATCTGGAGCCTCCTCCACCGTATGAG GAGCAGGTGCGCATGCCCGTGTACCATCCCACGCCCAGCCAAACATGTCTGGCCAACCAGCTGACTGAGGAGGAGCAGATTCGCATCGCTCAGCGCATTGGCCTCATTCAGCACCTGCCCAGAGGGGTGTTTGACGGCGGCAAGGATGGCTCTGAGAAGAAGATCAGAGA GTGTGTGATTTGTATGATGGACTTTGTATACGGGGACCCCATCCGATTCCTCCCCTGCATGCACATTTACCACATGGACTGCATAGATGACTGGCTCATGCGCTCGTTCACCTGCCCTTCCTGCATGGAACCAGTGGATGCTGCACTGCTGTCCACCTACGAGACCAACTGA